Part of the Aureitalea marina genome, AAGTGAACACGAAAGATTCTTAGTAGAGAAACACTTTAAATGCCCGGTGATCCTTTTTGACTATCCCGCCAACATCAAAGCCTTTTATATGCGGCTGAATGAGGATGAAAAGACGGTCAGGGCGATGGATGTCCTTTTCCCGGGTATAGGGGAGATCGTTGGAGGGTCTCAGCGTGAAGAACGATATGATGTACTGTTGGACAAGATGAAAGCTATGGACATTCCTCAGGAAGAGCTACAGTGGTATCTGGACCTGCGAAAGTTTGGTACGGCGGTTCACAGTGGTTTTGGCCTTGGCTTTGAACGGCTGGTCCAGTTTGTAACCGGAATGGGTAACATCCGTGATGTGATCCCTTATCCGAGAACTCCGGGAAATGCCAAATTTTAAATGCCTTTTTAAAGGATCCGAGCCGTTATTCCTAAAGTAAATTCCCACTTTTTTTTACTTTTAAGGTAAGGCTGACCCCCTATGTTAAAACAACAACTCAATTTCAAGCTCTCTCAAAAGCTGTCTCCCCAGCAGATTCAGCTGATGAAGCTTATCCAATTGCCAACTCAGGCCTTTGAACAACGGGTCTCCCAGGAAATGGAAGAGAACCCTGCCTTGGAAGGTGGAAAGGATCAAAAAGACAGTTTGGATGACGAGTTTGGGTCGGATAATTATGACGATGCCTCTGAGGGAGAAGTGATCGAAACAGAGATCAACGTTGACGAATATCTGAGCGATGACGAGATCCCCAGTTATAAGCTGTCGGCCAATAATTATGGGGACGAAGAGGAGAAACAGACGCCTTATGCTTCCGGGACCTCATTTAATCAGTATTTATTGGGGCAACTTCGCACCTATCGGCTAGACGATCAGGAGACCGATATCGCCCGTTTCCTGGTTGGTAGTGTTGATGAAAGCGGTTATATCCGCAGAGAGATGGACGACATCGTCGACGACCTGGCCTTTACCCAGAACATCTATACGGATGTGGAGACAGTAGAAAAAGTACTGGAGAAGGTACAGGAGCTAGACCCGGCAGGTGTTGGCGCAAGGGATCTACAGGAATGTCTCAGCATACAATTGCAAAGGAAGGCTGCGAATCCGGAGGTCGATCTGGCCCAAAGAATAGTCGATGAGGCCTTTGACCAATTCTCGAAAAAGCACTACAAGAAATTGATGAGCAAATTCGATATCTCTGAAGACGAGCTTCGCTCGGCCATTCAGGAGATCGAAGGTCTAAATCCCAAACCGGGAGGGGCCTATTCAGGCAACACTCGAATTGTAGAGCACGTTGTGCCGGATTTTACCATTCGCATCGTTGATGGACAACTGGAATTGACATTAAATGGTCGTAATGCTCCAGAATTACACGTTTC contains:
- the rpoN gene encoding RNA polymerase factor sigma-54, whose protein sequence is MLKQQLNFKLSQKLSPQQIQLMKLIQLPTQAFEQRVSQEMEENPALEGGKDQKDSLDDEFGSDNYDDASEGEVIETEINVDEYLSDDEIPSYKLSANNYGDEEEKQTPYASGTSFNQYLLGQLRTYRLDDQETDIARFLVGSVDESGYIRREMDDIVDDLAFTQNIYTDVETVEKVLEKVQELDPAGVGARDLQECLSIQLQRKAANPEVDLAQRIVDEAFDQFSKKHYKKLMSKFDISEDELRSAIQEIEGLNPKPGGAYSGNTRIVEHVVPDFTIRIVDGQLELTLNGRNAPELHVSREYSDMLKGYKDAKEKTKSQKDAVLFIKQKLDAAKWFIDAIKQRQQTLYVTMNAIMHHQEEYFLTGDERKLKPMILKDIADKINMDVSTVSRVANSKYVDTPYGTKLIKEFFSESMTNVEGEEVSTREIKKILEITIAEEDKRKPLTDDKLAQILKEKGYPIARRTVAKYREQLDLPVARLRKEI